Proteins from one Bacteroides mediterraneensis genomic window:
- a CDS encoding N-acetylmuramoyl-L-alanine amidase produces the protein MQRRKFDILFIAVSLLLAFSSFPQTHAAETRFTVVIDAGHGGNDPGAIGRRGKEKNINLSVALKLGRLIRQNCPDTRVVYTRERDVFVPLHRRAEIANDAKADLFISIHTNSVASRNRSVSGTETYTLGLHRTQENLEVAKKENAVILIEDDYKQRYAGFNPNSSESYIIFEFLQDKNMAQSVSFATSVQKCFRNANRTDKGVHQAGFLVLRATSMPSVLIELGYITNPTEEAYLMSEQGSSTLAKSIYRAFLNYKGGKVSSAQLAAEPESMPTPAEEETAAAPQPQAQAVRTQAPPKQDMAAASVAGKPVFKIQILTSDRKLPSRSKLFKGLSPVDSYRENGIIKYTYGADTNYNKILRLKRNKVDSKFKDAFIIAFKDGQKVNINQAIREFKRNR, from the coding sequence ATGCAAAGGAGAAAATTCGACATACTGTTCATTGCCGTAAGCCTGCTGCTGGCTTTCAGTTCATTCCCCCAAACGCATGCCGCCGAAACTCGCTTCACCGTCGTGATTGACGCCGGACACGGGGGAAATGACCCCGGAGCCATAGGACGGAGAGGAAAGGAAAAAAACATCAACCTGAGCGTAGCACTCAAACTGGGAAGGCTGATCAGGCAGAACTGTCCGGACACGCGTGTGGTCTATACCCGCGAAAGAGATGTGTTCGTCCCCTTGCACAGAAGAGCTGAAATAGCCAATGACGCGAAGGCCGACCTCTTTATCTCCATCCATACCAATTCGGTGGCTTCCAGAAACAGGAGCGTCAGCGGTACGGAGACTTATACCCTCGGACTGCACCGCACGCAGGAGAACCTGGAAGTGGCCAAGAAAGAGAATGCGGTAATCCTCATCGAAGACGACTACAAGCAGCGGTATGCCGGATTCAACCCGAACTCCTCGGAAAGCTACATCATCTTCGAGTTTCTGCAAGACAAGAACATGGCACAGAGTGTCAGCTTCGCCACCTCTGTCCAGAAGTGTTTCCGGAATGCCAACCGCACGGACAAAGGGGTGCATCAGGCCGGATTCCTGGTGTTGCGCGCCACGTCCATGCCGAGTGTGCTGATTGAGCTGGGATACATCACCAATCCTACGGAAGAAGCTTACCTGATGTCGGAACAGGGCAGTTCAACCTTGGCCAAAAGTATCTACCGGGCATTTCTGAATTACAAGGGAGGAAAGGTTTCGTCCGCACAGCTGGCTGCCGAACCGGAAAGCATGCCAACACCGGCAGAAGAGGAAACAGCCGCAGCACCGCAACCGCAGGCACAGGCTGTACGCACACAGGCTCCCCCCAAGCAGGACATGGCAGCAGCCAGCGTAGCGGGAAAGCCGGTCTTCAAAATACAGATATTGACTTCCGACCGCAAACTGCCTTCCAGAAGCAAACTGTTCAAGGGACTCAGCCCTGTAGACAGCTACAGAGAGAACGGCATCATAAAATATACTTACGGGGCCGACACGAACTACAACAAGATTCTCCGCCTGAAACGCAACAAAGTGGACAGCAAATTCAAGGATGCGTTTATCATAGCGTTTAAAGACGGACAGAAAGTCAACATCAACCAGGCCATACGGGAATTCAAACGAAACAGATAA
- the dnaA gene encoding chromosomal replication initiator protein DnaA: MIEHNQAVALWNRCLAFIKDNVNATAFKTWFEPIVPLKYEDTEKALTIGVPSPFFYEYLEEKYVGLLRAAIYKEIGEGTELMYSILTDKTNHITVNIEGTKRSSALPEQAPVYNANKAPNPLQAPAPQDLDPHLNPNYNFENFIKGNSNEFSRTVAETVAQNPARTFNPLFIYGPSGVGKTHLINAIGTRIKELYPEKRVLYVSAHLFQVQYTDSVRTNHFNDFISFYQTIDVLIIDDIQEFAGVTKTQNTFFHIFNHLHQNGKQLILTSDRAPVMLQGMEDRLLTRFKWGLVAELEKPDIELRKNILRNKIKRDGLVIPESVISYIAESVNESVRELEGIVNSLLAQSILFKREIDLDLAQHIVRKAVKCAESKPMTVSDIITKVCEHYKIDETAIHTKTRKREVVQVRQVAMYLAKKHTDTSSSKIGQLIGNKDHATVLHACKIVKDQVDVDKAFKAEIEEIEMSLRMR, translated from the coding sequence ATGATTGAACATAACCAAGCCGTTGCATTGTGGAACCGTTGTCTGGCATTCATCAAGGACAACGTGAATGCTACGGCTTTTAAAACATGGTTTGAGCCTATCGTACCTTTAAAATATGAGGATACAGAGAAGGCATTGACAATCGGCGTCCCAAGTCCTTTCTTCTATGAATACCTGGAAGAAAAGTACGTGGGACTGCTGCGCGCCGCCATCTATAAGGAAATAGGTGAAGGCACGGAGTTGATGTACTCTATCCTGACCGATAAGACCAACCATATCACTGTCAATATAGAAGGGACCAAACGCTCTTCTGCATTGCCGGAACAGGCTCCTGTGTACAATGCAAACAAGGCGCCCAATCCGTTGCAGGCTCCGGCCCCGCAGGATCTGGACCCGCACCTGAACCCGAACTACAACTTTGAGAATTTCATCAAAGGAAACAGCAACGAGTTCTCCAGAACGGTGGCGGAAACCGTGGCGCAGAATCCGGCGCGCACTTTCAACCCTTTGTTTATCTACGGCCCGTCGGGGGTAGGTAAAACTCATCTTATCAATGCCATTGGTACAAGAATCAAGGAATTGTATCCGGAAAAACGTGTGCTGTATGTATCTGCCCATCTTTTCCAGGTGCAGTATACAGACTCCGTGCGAACCAATCACTTCAATGACTTCATTAGCTTCTACCAGACAATCGACGTGCTGATCATTGATGACATACAGGAATTTGCAGGGGTAACCAAAACGCAGAACACATTCTTCCACATTTTCAACCACCTTCACCAGAACGGAAAGCAGCTGATTCTGACTTCCGACCGCGCGCCCGTGATGCTGCAAGGTATGGAAGACCGCTTGCTCACCCGTTTCAAATGGGGCTTGGTGGCCGAACTGGAGAAACCGGACATCGAACTCCGGAAAAACATCCTGCGCAACAAAATCAAACGCGACGGACTGGTGATTCCGGAATCGGTTATCAGCTACATCGCGGAAAGCGTGAACGAAAGCGTGCGTGAACTGGAAGGTATCGTCAATTCGCTGCTGGCGCAATCTATCTTGTTCAAGCGTGAAATTGACCTCGACCTGGCACAGCACATTGTGAGAAAGGCGGTGAAATGCGCAGAAAGCAAGCCGATGACGGTGAGCGATATCATCACGAAGGTATGCGAACATTACAAGATAGACGAGACGGCTATCCACACCAAGACGCGCAAACGGGAAGTGGTACAAGTGAGACAGGTGGCGATGTATCTGGCAAAGAAACATACGGATACATCTTCTTCCAAAATCGGCCAGCTCATCGGAAACAAGGACCATGCCACGGTGTTGCACGCATGCAAGATTGTAAAAGACCAGGTGGACGTGGACAAAGCATTTAAGGCAGAAATCGAAGAAATAGAAATGAGTCTTCGAATGAGATAA
- the folD gene encoding bifunctional methylenetetrahydrofolate dehydrogenase/methenyltetrahydrofolate cyclohydrolase FolD → MTLIDGKAVSEQVKQEIAAEVADIVAKGGKRPHLAAILVGHDGGSETYVAAKVKACEVCGFKSTLIRYESDVTEEELLSKVRELNADADVDGFIVQLPLPPHISEQKVIETIDYRKDVDGFHPINVGRLSIGLPCYISATPNGIMELLRRYQIETRGKKCVILGRSNIVGKPMAMLMMQKSVPGDATVTVCHSRSKDLVKECREADILIAAMGQPNFVKADMVKEGAVVIDVGTTRVPDASKKSGFKLTGDVKFDEVAPKCSYITPVPGGVGPMTIVSLMKNTLLAGKKAIY, encoded by the coding sequence ATGACATTAATTGACGGAAAAGCCGTTTCAGAGCAAGTGAAACAGGAAATCGCTGCCGAAGTGGCCGATATTGTGGCAAAAGGAGGCAAGCGTCCTCATCTGGCTGCCATTCTGGTGGGCCATGATGGAGGCAGTGAAACGTATGTGGCTGCAAAAGTCAAGGCATGCGAAGTGTGTGGGTTCAAGTCCACCCTGATTCGTTACGAGTCGGATGTGACGGAAGAAGAACTTTTGTCGAAGGTGCGTGAACTGAATGCCGATGCCGATGTGGACGGTTTTATCGTGCAACTTCCGTTGCCGCCCCATATTTCAGAGCAGAAAGTGATAGAGACCATCGACTACCGGAAAGACGTCGACGGTTTCCACCCCATCAATGTAGGCCGTTTGTCCATCGGGTTGCCATGCTATATTTCGGCCACTCCCAATGGCATCATGGAACTTCTGCGCCGTTACCAGATTGAGACGCGGGGAAAGAAATGCGTCATTCTGGGCCGGAGCAATATCGTAGGAAAGCCGATGGCCATGCTGATGATGCAGAAGTCCGTGCCGGGCGACGCCACCGTGACCGTATGCCATAGCCGGAGCAAGGACCTGGTGAAGGAATGTCGGGAAGCCGATATCCTGATTGCCGCGATGGGCCAGCCCAATTTTGTAAAGGCCGACATGGTGAAAGAAGGAGCCGTGGTGATAGACGTAGGTACCACCCGTGTGCCCGATGCCTCCAAGAAATCAGGCTTTAAGCTGACGGGCGACGTGAAGTTCGACGAAGTGGCACCCAAGTGCTCTTACATTACGCCGGTGCCCGGTGGAGTAGGGCCGATGACCATTGTTTCTTTGATGAAGAATACGCTGTTGGCAGGTAAAAAAGCGATATATTGA
- a CDS encoding NADPH-dependent oxidoreductase has protein sequence MESIKNRRTIRKYKQEDIPAELLNELLEEAFRASTMGNMQLYSVVVTRDAKMKERLAPAHFNQPMVTSAPVVLTFCADFNRFSKWCEQRKAVPGYNNLISFLNAASDTLLVTQNFCTLAEEKGLGICYLGTTIYNPDQIVDLLHLPKLVVPVATITVGYPDECPEQPDRLPIRGIIHEEQYHDYTPSEIDDIYAYKESLPENKHFVEINHTETLAQIFTDIRYKKSDNEYMSEGLKKVLKRQGFDD, from the coding sequence ATGGAATCAATAAAGAACAGACGGACCATTCGCAAGTATAAACAGGAAGACATTCCTGCTGAGTTGCTGAATGAATTGTTGGAAGAAGCGTTCCGCGCTTCCACTATGGGAAATATGCAGTTGTATAGTGTGGTGGTAACCAGAGACGCGAAAATGAAGGAGCGTCTGGCGCCTGCCCATTTCAACCAGCCGATGGTGACTTCGGCTCCGGTCGTGCTCACGTTCTGTGCCGATTTTAACCGCTTCAGCAAGTGGTGTGAACAGCGGAAGGCCGTGCCGGGCTATAATAATCTGATTTCTTTCCTGAATGCAGCGAGCGACACCCTGCTGGTGACGCAGAATTTCTGCACTTTGGCCGAAGAGAAAGGGTTGGGCATCTGCTATCTGGGGACCACTATCTATAATCCCGACCAGATTGTTGATTTGCTGCACCTGCCGAAGCTCGTGGTGCCCGTGGCTACCATTACGGTGGGTTACCCCGATGAATGTCCGGAACAGCCCGACCGTCTGCCCATCCGGGGAATTATCCACGAGGAGCAGTATCATGACTATACCCCTTCCGAAATTGACGATATCTATGCCTATAAGGAAAGCCTGCCGGAAAACAAACATTTTGTAGAAATCAACCATACGGAAACGCTGGCTCAGATTTTCACGGATATCCGTTACAAAAAGTCCGACAACGAATACATGTCGGAAGGTCTGAAGAAAGTGCTGAAGCGTCAGGGCTTCGATGATTGA
- the folB gene encoding dihydroneopterin aldolase — MKQSEMYIHLNGLKIYAFHGVLPQENKVGAEFTLNLRLKTDFSRASQTDDLNYTLNYAEVFQAVKEEMKIPSQLLEHVVQRIAERLFRDFSTLTEVKIALFKQNPPMGADCRETGVESTYTKD; from the coding sequence ATGAAACAATCTGAAATGTACATTCACCTGAACGGGCTGAAAATATATGCCTTCCACGGCGTACTCCCTCAGGAAAACAAGGTGGGTGCCGAATTCACCCTCAACCTGCGGCTAAAGACAGATTTCAGCCGCGCGTCGCAAACAGACGACCTGAATTATACGCTCAACTATGCCGAGGTGTTTCAAGCCGTGAAAGAAGAAATGAAAATTCCTTCCCAACTTCTGGAACACGTCGTCCAGCGGATTGCCGAACGGCTGTTCCGCGACTTTTCCACCCTTACGGAAGTCAAAATCGCCTTGTTCAAACAGAATCCTCCCATGGGGGCGGACTGTAGGGAAACCGGAGTGGAATCAACTTACACCAAAGACTAA
- a CDS encoding HAD family hydrolase has protein sequence MKRLVIFDLDGTLLNTIADLAAATNYALTQFGYPTHPTDAYRFFVGNGINKLFERALPEQERTPENVLRIRSEFVPYYNIHNADLSRPYPGIEALLNLLQQHHLQLAVASNKYQEATAKLIGQYFPAIHFTAVFGQRDNVPTKPDPQVVNEIIQMAGVSKDEVVYIGDSGVDMQTGLNAGVTTIGACWGFRPKSELQAFHPDLLAEKPEDISRFLQLSNV, from the coding sequence ATGAAAAGACTTGTAATTTTTGACCTAGACGGAACTTTACTGAACACCATTGCCGACCTGGCCGCGGCTACCAATTACGCCCTGACTCAATTCGGCTATCCTACCCATCCGACCGATGCCTATCGCTTCTTTGTAGGCAACGGCATCAACAAACTTTTTGAACGGGCACTTCCCGAACAGGAAAGGACTCCGGAAAACGTCTTGCGAATCCGCTCGGAATTTGTCCCTTACTACAACATCCACAATGCGGATTTAAGCCGTCCCTACCCGGGCATCGAAGCACTGCTCAACCTACTGCAACAGCATCACTTACAGCTTGCCGTAGCCTCCAACAAATACCAGGAAGCCACCGCCAAACTCATCGGACAATATTTCCCGGCCATCCATTTCACTGCCGTTTTCGGGCAACGCGACAACGTGCCGACCAAACCCGACCCTCAGGTGGTGAATGAAATCATACAAATGGCCGGAGTAAGCAAAGACGAAGTGGTCTATATCGGCGACTCCGGAGTAGACATGCAGACCGGACTCAACGCGGGAGTCACTACCATCGGAGCATGCTGGGGGTTCCGGCCAAAAAGTGAATTACAGGCATTCCATCCGGATTTGCTGGCGGAAAAGCCGGAAGATATCAGCCGTTTCCTACAATTATCCAATGTCTAA
- a CDS encoding MlaD family protein codes for MKKEVKIGLAGIGALLILFFGINYLKGISMFKPESYYYVDFTDVNGLAQSSPVFANGYKIGIVRDLQYNYQKPGHVVVGIEVDQDMRIPAGSKAELVTEMLGTVKMNMLLKHESTTFLTPGDTIEGTANMGILGKAEQDLLPKVEQMMPKLDSILGSLNQLLADPALKNTLHNAEKLTASLNATSTQLHSLMSKDIPQLTSNVTTITENLKGISENLKGIDYAATFQKVDSTLQNVHMLTEKLSSKDNSIGLLLNDDALYHNLNATSANAASLLKDLQEHPKRYVHFSLFGKKDK; via the coding sequence ATGAAGAAAGAAGTAAAAATCGGATTAGCAGGAATCGGCGCATTGTTGATTCTCTTTTTTGGCATCAACTACCTGAAAGGAATCAGCATGTTCAAGCCGGAAAGCTATTATTATGTGGATTTTACCGATGTGAACGGGCTGGCACAGTCGAGTCCGGTATTTGCCAACGGCTACAAGATAGGTATCGTACGCGACCTTCAATACAATTACCAGAAGCCGGGCCATGTGGTGGTAGGCATTGAAGTGGACCAGGACATGCGTATCCCGGCCGGCAGCAAGGCGGAACTGGTGACCGAAATGCTGGGCACCGTCAAGATGAACATGCTGCTCAAACATGAATCGACCACTTTTCTGACCCCTGGAGATACGATTGAAGGCACAGCCAATATGGGTATCCTGGGCAAGGCCGAACAGGACCTGCTGCCGAAGGTGGAACAGATGATGCCTAAACTGGACTCCATTCTGGGCTCATTGAACCAGCTGCTGGCCGACCCCGCCTTAAAAAACACGCTGCACAATGCGGAAAAGCTGACGGCCTCGCTCAATGCGACCAGCACGCAGCTGCACAGCCTGATGAGCAAGGATATCCCGCAACTGACAAGCAATGTCACCACCATCACGGAAAACTTGAAAGGCATCAGTGAGAACCTGAAAGGCATTGACTATGCAGCGACTTTCCAGAAGGTGGATTCCACTCTCCAGAATGTGCACATGCTGACCGAGAAGCTGAGCAGCAAGGACAACTCCATCGGGCTTCTCCTGAACGACGATGCGTTGTACCACAACCTGAATGCGACCTCGGCCAACGCGGCTTCTCTGCTGAAAGACTTGCAGGAGCATCCGAAGCGGTATGTACACTTCTCCCTGTTCGGGAAAAAAGACAAATAA
- a CDS encoding adenosylcobalamin-dependent ribonucleoside-diphosphate reductase, protein MEKKTYSYDEAYNASLEYFKGDELAARVWVNKYAVKDSFGNIYEKSPEDMHWRIANEVARIEAKYPNGLSSQELFNLLDHFKYIVPQGSPMTGIGNDYQIASLSNCFVIGLDGNADSYGAIIRIDEEQVQLMKRRGGVGHDLSHIRPKGSPVKNSALTSTGLVPFMERYSNSTREVAQDGRRGALMLTVSIKHPDSEAFIDAKMTEGKVTGANVSVKLDDAFMQAAIDGKPYTQQYPIDSANPMVAKDIDASALWKKIVHNAWKSAEPGVLFWDTIIRESVPDCYADLGFRTVSTNPCGEIPLCPYDSCRLLAINLYSYVVNPFTPEAYFDFELFKKHVALAQRIMDDIIDLELEKIERIFEKIDSDPESMEVKGTERHLWEKIYRKSGLGRRTGVGITAEGDMLAAMGLRYGTEEATEFSEKVHKTIALEAYRSSVNMAKERGAFEIYDAEREKNNPFINRLKEADPQLYEDMKKYGRRNIACLTIAPTGTTSLMTQTTSGIEPVFMPVYKRRRKVNPNDTNVHVDFVDETGDAFEEYIVFHHKFLTWMKVNGYDPDKRYTQEEIDELVAKSPYYKATSNDVDWLMKVKMQGRIQKWVDHSISVTINLPNNVSEDLVNQLYVEAWRSGCKGCTVYRDGSRAGVLLSTKKKDKKEEEECRCKPPQVVEVRPKVLEADVVRFQNNKEKWVAFVGLLDGRPYEIFTGLQDDEEGIVLPKSVTSGRIIKSYDEDGTKHYDFQFENKRGYKMTIEGLSEKFNKEYWNYAKLISGVLRWRMPIEQVIKLVGSLQLDSESINTWKNGVERALKKYVQDGTEAKGVKCPNCGHETLVYQEGCLICKTCGSSRCG, encoded by the coding sequence GTGGAAAAGAAAACGTACAGCTACGATGAAGCCTACAACGCTTCATTGGAGTATTTCAAAGGAGACGAACTGGCAGCTCGTGTTTGGGTAAACAAATACGCAGTGAAAGACTCATTTGGAAACATCTATGAAAAATCTCCAGAGGATATGCATTGGCGAATCGCCAATGAGGTGGCCCGTATAGAGGCAAAATATCCTAATGGCCTCAGTTCTCAAGAACTCTTCAACTTGCTTGACCATTTCAAGTATATCGTGCCTCAAGGAAGCCCGATGACTGGAATTGGGAACGACTATCAGATTGCATCCCTGTCCAACTGTTTCGTAATCGGACTTGACGGAAATGCAGACTCATACGGAGCCATCATCCGCATCGATGAAGAACAGGTGCAGCTGATGAAACGACGTGGCGGTGTAGGACACGACTTGTCGCACATCCGACCGAAAGGCTCGCCTGTAAAAAACTCGGCCTTGACCTCTACCGGACTTGTTCCTTTTATGGAACGGTATTCCAACTCCACACGTGAGGTAGCCCAAGACGGACGCCGCGGGGCACTGATGCTGACGGTATCAATCAAGCATCCGGATTCAGAAGCTTTCATCGATGCCAAGATGACGGAAGGAAAAGTAACCGGAGCCAATGTTTCCGTAAAACTGGACGACGCTTTCATGCAGGCTGCCATTGATGGAAAGCCTTACACGCAGCAATACCCTATCGATTCGGCCAATCCGATGGTTGCCAAAGACATTGACGCCTCGGCGCTGTGGAAAAAGATTGTACACAATGCATGGAAATCGGCAGAACCGGGTGTATTGTTCTGGGATACGATTATCCGCGAGTCTGTGCCCGACTGTTATGCCGACTTAGGCTTCCGTACGGTTTCTACCAACCCATGTGGCGAGATTCCGTTGTGTCCATACGACTCTTGCCGCCTGCTGGCCATCAACCTGTATTCATACGTAGTAAATCCATTCACTCCGGAGGCTTACTTTGATTTCGAACTGTTCAAGAAGCATGTGGCACTGGCACAGCGCATCATGGACGACATCATCGATCTGGAACTGGAAAAGATTGAACGGATTTTTGAAAAGATAGACTCTGACCCTGAAAGCATGGAAGTGAAGGGAACAGAACGCCACTTGTGGGAAAAGATTTATCGCAAATCTGGCTTGGGACGCCGTACGGGCGTAGGTATCACGGCTGAAGGTGACATGCTGGCTGCCATGGGACTGCGTTACGGCACAGAAGAGGCTACCGAATTTTCTGAAAAAGTGCACAAGACCATCGCTCTCGAAGCTTACCGTTCGTCTGTGAACATGGCCAAGGAACGTGGCGCGTTTGAAATCTACGATGCGGAACGTGAAAAGAACAATCCGTTCATCAACCGCCTGAAGGAAGCTGACCCGCAGCTGTACGAAGACATGAAGAAATACGGACGAAGAAACATCGCCTGCCTGACGATTGCACCGACTGGAACCACCAGCCTGATGACCCAGACTACCTCTGGTATCGAACCGGTGTTCATGCCTGTGTACAAACGCCGCCGGAAAGTGAATCCGAACGACACCAATGTACATGTGGATTTCGTGGATGAAACGGGAGACGCATTCGAAGAATATATTGTGTTCCATCACAAGTTCCTGACTTGGATGAAGGTGAACGGCTACGATCCCGACAAACGCTATACGCAGGAGGAAATTGACGAACTGGTGGCCAAATCACCTTATTATAAAGCCACTTCGAACGATGTGGACTGGCTGATGAAGGTGAAGATGCAAGGACGTATCCAGAAATGGGTGGACCATTCCATCAGTGTGACCATCAACCTGCCGAACAACGTCAGCGAAGACCTCGTGAACCAGCTTTACGTGGAAGCATGGCGCTCCGGCTGCAAAGGCTGTACCGTATATCGTGACGGTTCACGTGCCGGCGTACTGCTTTCTACAAAGAAGAAAGACAAGAAAGAGGAAGAGGAATGCCGCTGCAAACCGCCTCAGGTGGTGGAAGTCCGCCCGAAAGTGCTGGAAGCCGACGTGGTGCGTTTCCAGAACAACAAGGAAAAATGGGTGGCCTTTGTCGGTCTGCTGGATGGAAGACCTTACGAAATCTTCACCGGTCTGCAGGATGACGAAGAAGGCATCGTTCTGCCGAAGTCTGTCACTTCCGGACGTATCATCAAGAGCTACGACGAAGACGGCACCAAGCACTATGACTTCCAGTTTGAAAACAAGCGTGGTTACAAGATGACCATTGAGGGACTTTCTGAAAAGTTCAACAAGGAATACTGGAACTATGCCAAACTGATTTCAGGAGTGCTCCGCTGGAGAATGCCAATCGAGCAGGTTATCAAGCTGGTAGGTTCACTGCAACTCGACAGTGAAAGCATCAACACTTGGAAGAACGGTGTGGAAAGAGCCTTGAAAAAATACGTACAGGACGGCACTGAAGCCAAAGGCGTGAAATGCCCGAACTGTGGTCATGAAACCCTGGTATATCAGGAAGGCTGCCTGATTTGCAAGACTTGCGGTTCTTCACGCTGCGGATAA
- the gdhA gene encoding NADP-specific glutamate dehydrogenase, which produces MDINKIMSSLEAKHPGESEYLQAVREVLLSIEDIYNQHPEFEKAKIIERLVEPDRIFTFRVTWVDDKGEVQTNLGYRVQFNNAIGPYKGGIRFHASVNLSILKFLGFEQTFKNALTTLPMGGGKGGSDFSPRGKSNAEIMRFCQAFMLELWRHLGPDMDVPAGDIGVGGREVGYMFGMYKKLTREFTGTFTGKGLEFGGSLIRPEATGFGGLYFVKHMLDAKGIDIKGKTVAISGFGNVAWGAATKATQLGAKVVTISGPDGYIYDPDGIQGEKIDYMLELRASGNDIVEPYAEKFPGATFVPERRPWEVKVDIALPCATQNELDGEDAQHLIKNQVLCVGEISNMGCTPEAIDAFIEHKMMYAPGKAVNAGGVATSGLEMSQNAMHLSWTAQEVDEKLHQIMHNIHEQCVKYGTESDGYINYVKGANIAGFMKVAHAMIAQGIV; this is translated from the coding sequence ATGGATATTAATAAGATCATGTCATCTCTGGAAGCCAAGCATCCAGGTGAATCCGAGTACCTTCAGGCAGTGAGAGAAGTATTGCTTTCCATCGAAGATATTTACAACCAGCATCCCGAATTTGAAAAGGCTAAAATCATCGAACGGCTGGTAGAACCCGACCGTATTTTCACCTTCCGCGTCACATGGGTGGACGACAAGGGGGAAGTGCAGACCAACCTGGGCTACCGCGTGCAGTTCAACAACGCCATCGGCCCGTACAAGGGGGGTATCCGTTTCCATGCATCGGTCAACCTGTCCATCCTGAAATTCCTGGGATTTGAACAGACTTTCAAGAATGCGCTGACCACGCTGCCGATGGGTGGCGGAAAGGGAGGTTCCGACTTCTCTCCGCGCGGAAAGAGCAATGCGGAAATCATGCGTTTCTGCCAGGCTTTCATGCTGGAATTGTGGCGCCATCTGGGTCCGGACATGGACGTGCCGGCAGGCGACATCGGCGTGGGCGGACGCGAAGTGGGCTACATGTTCGGCATGTACAAGAAACTGACGCGCGAGTTTACCGGAACGTTCACGGGCAAGGGACTGGAATTCGGCGGTTCGCTGATCCGTCCGGAAGCTACGGGCTTCGGAGGCTTGTATTTCGTGAAACACATGCTGGATGCAAAAGGAATTGATATAAAGGGAAAGACGGTGGCCATCTCCGGTTTCGGCAACGTGGCATGGGGAGCTGCTACCAAGGCTACCCAGCTGGGGGCAAAAGTAGTGACCATCTCCGGACCGGACGGTTACATTTATGACCCGGACGGCATCCAGGGTGAAAAGATTGACTACATGCTGGAACTGCGTGCTTCGGGCAACGACATCGTGGAACCGTATGCGGAGAAATTCCCGGGAGCTACCTTCGTGCCGGAACGCCGCCCATGGGAGGTGAAAGTGGACATCGCCCTGCCGTGTGCTACCCAGAACGAACTGGACGGCGAAGATGCGCAGCATCTCATCAAGAACCAGGTGCTCTGCGTGGGCGAAATCTCCAACATGGGATGTACGCCGGAAGCCATCGACGCGTTCATCGAACACAAGATGATGTATGCGCCGGGCAAGGCTGTCAATGCGGGCGGTGTGGCTACCTCCGGACTGGAAATGAGCCAGAACGCCATGCACCTGAGCTGGACCGCACAGGAAGTGGACGAGAAGTTGCACCAGATTATGCACAACATTCACGAACAGTGCGTGAAGTATGGTACGGAAAGCGACGGTTATATCAATTACGTGAAGGGTGCCAACATTGCCGGATTCATGAAGGTGGCTCATGCAATGATAGCTCAAGGAATCGTATAA